Within Malus domestica chromosome 04, GDT2T_hap1, the genomic segment ATACAAGGGCACAAAATTATTTTAACAATCATATCATTGTTTCATGaaaattcaagatcttgaatttaCCCATCTATGTGAAGAACATCTTCCCAGATTCGAGGTTGCTTAGATTTGTCCCTACAAACCTGTCAATTGTTAACAAGAAGTCACAGAAAAGAATATCATAATTGAGCTTGAAAGGGAACCACTAGGTGTTCGGTGCTAACAAAATCTAACAAACAAAAAGCATGCCTGAAGTCCAGGAACTCCATTGGATGCAAGGAGAGTGACCATGCCATAATCTGAATGAGCAGAAGCACCATATATTTCTTCGTCAGTTGATCCCAGCTCACCTGAAATCATGCATACCAAAACCATGAAagcgaaggaaaaaaaaaaaacaataaaatacagAAGATCAAACATATAAGAAATATTATTCAATAAATTACGaacacaagaaaagaaaaggagtgCTATATTTTAGCTGAAGAGTGCTACTACACCTGGATAGTGCAAAAGTCGAAGAAGACCCCTTGGTTTATTCAGTGCCCCCACTTTCTCGAAAAAGTCCTCATCCAGGTTTAAAGCCAGGGCAATCAGAGAGATTAATCTTTTTCCAGCAGACCTGAGACAGCATATCCAACACCAGAAATTCGTAGatgggtggtgctatccacacacccctctcAATTTCCGGCCattggatcgaatgaattgaagaagatcaatggacaaaaattGACAAGGGTGTATGGGaggtaaaaaagggtgtgtgaatagcactaccctTCATATGTATACATATACGTTTATAATGAAAAGCTCCTAAAAAACTATCAATTATCATTCCTGAACAACAGTTCTTACTTTACTAAATGCAGAATGCTGGGAAGTAAATTGTTACAACGGAGAATAGAACTTACAGGACTTTTCTATAGTACAATTCCATTGCAGGCCTCCAAGATGGCAGGATATCTGTACATTTTCTCCTCAacgaaaaattaagaaattatgaCGTAATCAAATGTAATACGGTACtcaacatcaaaaatttcattgTCAGGCAAGCTACCACACTTAACATTTGAAAATAGCTCCCATACCTTCTGGAGGCCATTGGTTCAAATTAATCAGAGTTGGGTCATCTAAAGAGCCAACATAAAAACTCTCTTTCGAGTCACCTATTTCACAGCCGACCCAAAAGAGATAAAATCAACATCCTTTCCCCTTTTCCATTCAGCACAACTTGAAAACTAAAGTAAGGCAACCAAGCACAACAGTTTAATAGATagtacctgaaacatttttcgaATATCACTATTCAGAATGTTAACAAGAACATTAACGCAACAAATTGTAACTTCGACCAACATGTTATGTACATTATAATGAATTCATCAATGAactacatattttatttattaagaaaaaaaaaacaagtaaatAACAATGGAATATCCAACTTATTACTTATCCTGATCATTTCAAAACAATTGCAGAAACCAGGCATGGTATGATCATTGTACACTAAGCCATTTTTTAGTTTAACCTCCCTCCATTTGGTTTCTTATATTTACACTTAAATCaccaaattttaagtttttaacttTGTAAGCAAAAAGAtttaaagaaaagatgaaatggTAGGATGATTAGCAACCTTTGGAGCTGGAAGCGAAGTCGAGATTCTCCATAAATAGTGGGGTGTAGCCTCTGTGGTGCTTGCGAGTCAATTTCAACTTATCTTCCAGAGGAAGCGAAAAGAAGTTGCGGCTCCGATCGAACACCTCTGCAAACAGCTCTTCCTCGACGCCATGATTCACCAGGTAGAAGAAACCATATTCTATGCATGCCTGTGCAAATACAAATAAGCAATAACTACAGGGATATATGCACACACAAGTATAATTCAAGCTAAATTAGATGAAtgaaaaacaaattttcaatgAAATTTGGTGTACTATTGGAAGAAGGAGGACACAGAGAAGAGAACCTGACGGATTGAATTGGCAGAGGAGATGGAATCTGATGAGGACAAGTCAATGATCGGCAGGTTCACCGCCTCCGTCGTCATCTGCTTCCCTTACTTTTAGTCCTCCTGCTTTTCAAAACTCAGTCGACACTCGACCCTTACGGCCATTATATTTTTGAAAGagaaaaatcaacttttaaatcatattCTAAATGGATAATACTTGGGTGGTTAATAAGTACTCGCTTTTTTATTAAGAAGTGTTATTGACAttctaaaaatttcattctacattcttcacaattatatttttttccaaaaaatagACACGttttttaatattgttttgggcttttggtgTCATTTTTTTATTGAGACAAATCAGAGAATGAGTATTACACATTTTAAATTACTCTAATTGCTAGGGAAATTCAAATCGGATGCAAGATCTATCCGTCTCATATTGTTGGCTGAATCATTTCTCTCCTCATAAAACTCTTGTACCATATACCATGACAAATGCACTTTTTACTTATGGATTAAACAGTACGCAAAAGCAAAATCAGTTACCCAAAAAATATGTCTGTGTGACCAGAGAGTTCGAATTTGAGTTCAAGGTTTCAAATCTTTGCTAGCTCTCTATTAAATCAACCCTttgagttctttttttttttttgttaaattctcATATTTCATTCTTATTGTCATTTTTTCATAAAcagtaatgctaaggagaccgTCTATTtaaacttgttgatgcacaaaatcagcgaggactttggtacaacagaaagtgtcaggtttgtgaccttcgcttggttgcttcgatcactagtgaagataagtacgtaaatgaataggtacagggaagcaaacacaaaatgtacgtggttcacccagatcggctacgtccacagagtagaggagttctaattaattgtgaagggtttacacaaatacataggttcaaactctcattttgtgagttatagtgaatagtttagtacaaaatgacattagagattattgtgggagaataatccctatttatagaagagagtttctagttttgttctaacattgacacgtgtcgtgttgtgattggcttctgatgttgacacgtgtcgcgctgtgattggcttctgatgtcgacacgtgtcgcattgtgattggccttctggttgaaaggaagctcttctgggtccttgacggtataacgttgaccggtgctcagtagtttcgggattggtcaagtatggtacaaacagtgctcccctaagttcccgagtgagggaaactcctcggttggggacttgcaagatccaagccattgagtaatcacgaaacttctaagtaccgaagtgtggtatcattttcacgtgccttatctgtctcatatgtagatgtggcatcttctctggaagtacttttcctccatccatgggtggtatctttaaccgatgaagatgcacaaggtaatgtatcaatttcacttgaagcttacttgtagttttgggcttggtcaagtgcgatacaaaccctatagtaggagtcccccaagtcgccgagctaggagatcttcCGAAAGagatgacagacaaggtaagcagtcaaacttccaagcaagcaacccaggatcggaggttcgacttcggcttccggttgattgttctcattctccttgtctctcattcagctgctaggataaggagaagcaaatggagaagagatgatatgagatacttttgcttttgaataagtaactttccacaggcttattcttgaactgtgctggagggttttctggttcccttcagagtataaggccgactcaagaatttgagggtcaaaacaagtccatcaaatctagagtacgttcgaccttgatgatatgggatacttttgctgttgacggaatagtgaatgtggtatggaaaggtgtcatgctgtagtgatctgtttcagctcaccgttgaaccttttgcttcaatcttttgcatggcagaagtggtgtgcaacctttgcatttaaatggtcctttagaacattccttcatagtgactcatccacgcttggcagcttcagtgtaaagagccaatatctgatcaactgtcatgaggtatttgccggtggaattcatgaccttgatagcagttgaggatgagttcttgagagcaatgctaagtaagcaaccaggcaaaggtttcaggcagtcagttctagattggaggtttgatttcaggttccgactgactactctctttctcctcgtcttgcaggtgtggacaaggacaaagacaaggacatggagaaagcatgatatgggatactcttgctttcgaccctgatgttatgagatactcttgttcttggcgtggcttatttgctgaggtattatcggggggaaataaagctgagtatttcgagaggttatgttgagggtgccttctcgaatgcgagaaagggttgagcatttttgcaggtttgcctgttcgtggaggagggaggtcgacgtatatagggatttcccaatagcaagtagtaatgttattcctttacccttattggtt encodes:
- the LOC103432993 gene encoding kihadalactone A synthase LFS-like isoform X2; amino-acid sequence: MTTEAVNLPIIDLSSSDSISSANSIRQACIEYGFFYLVNHGVEEELFAEVFDRSRNFFSLPLEDKLKLTRKHHRGYTPLFMENLDFASSSKDILPSWRPAMELYYRKVLSAGKRLISLIALALNLDEDFFEKVGALNKPRGLLRLLHYPGELGSTDEEIYGASAHSDYGMVTLLASNGVPGLQVCRDKSKQPRIWEDVLHIDGAFIVNIGDMMERWTNCLFRSTLHRVMPAGQERYSVAFFMDPNEDCVVECLKSCCSEESPARFPPVRSGDYLEERFRLTYAT
- the LOC103432993 gene encoding azadirone synthase LFS-like isoform X1; the protein is MTTEAVNLPIIDLSSSDSISSANSIRQACIEYGFFYLVNHGVEEELFAEVFDRSRNFFSLPLEDKLKLTRKHHRGYTPLFMENLDFASSSKGDSKESFYVGSLDDPTLINLNQWPPEDILPSWRPAMELYYRKVLSAGKRLISLIALALNLDEDFFEKVGALNKPRGLLRLLHYPGELGSTDEEIYGASAHSDYGMVTLLASNGVPGLQVCRDKSKQPRIWEDVLHIDGAFIVNIGDMMERWTNCLFRSTLHRVMPAGQERYSVAFFMDPNEDCVVECLKSCCSEESPARFPPVRSGDYLEERFRLTYAT
- the LOC103432993 gene encoding azadirone synthase LFS-like isoform X3 encodes the protein MTTEAVNLPIIDLSSSDSISSANSIRQACIEYGFFYLVNHGVEEELFAEVFDRSRNFFSLPLEDKLKLTRKHHRGYTPLFMENLDFASSSKGDSKESFYVGSLDDPTLINLNQWPPEDILPSWRPAMELYYRKVLSAGKRLISLIALALNLDEDFFEKVGALNKPRGLLRLLHYPGELGSTDEEIYGASAHSDYGMVTLLASNGVPGLQVCRDKSKQPRIWEDVLHIDGAFIVNIGDMMERWTNCLFRWLSSWIPMKIVWWNV